The window CTTATTGATTACGTTAATCGGTTTACATAATGCAGAAATTATTGTTGCAGATCCAGATACGATGGTGAGATTAGGTAATCCAACTTCTTATCCATTTATACTGGGTTGCTTAAGCTTTTTAATCGTTGCTGTACTTGCTCAGCGCGGCTGGAATTCATCAATTTTACTCTCCTTTATCGTGGTCACCTTGATTGGCTGGCTAATCGATCCTGCGGTGGTTTACCATGGCGTTGTTAGTTTACCGCCAGATATATCACAAGTCGTTGGACAACTTGATTTTAGTAAAGTCTTTGAGGTCTCATTATTCGGTGTGATTATTTCCGTGATGTTAATCAATTTATTTGAATCTTCCGGAACATTTATAGCAGTTACAGACAAAGCAGGACTGGCCGATAAAAATGGACACTACCCAAACCAACAACGTTCACTTTATATAGATAGTGCATCATCAGCACTTGGCTCAGCAATGGGTACATCCGCTGTTACAGCTTATGTAGAAAGTGCCTCTGGTGTCGCTGTTGGCGGTAGAACAGGAATGATGGCTTGTGGTGTTGGAGTACTATTTTTACTGATGATATTTTTCTCACCTTTAGAAAAAATGGTTCCATTATATGCGACCACTGGTGCACTAATTTATATCGGCGTATTGATGGCTTCAGATCTTGCCCGCGTTAAATGGGATGATCTTACCGAATCTGTCCCTGCTTTTGTAACAACAATTATGATGCCGTTCTCTTTCACAATTACAGAAGGAATTGCAACGGGCTTTATAACTTATGTATTTATGAAATTATTCTCTGGTAAGTATAAAGAGTTAACAGCTTGTACGGTAATTATGGCGTTGCTATTTTTAGCTCGTTATATTTTCCTTTAATAAACTTATTAACCTAATATTATCGAAAAATAACCGACTATAGGAACTCGACGATGACAACAATGTACAAAGAAGATATCTGTGAAATGATTGATGCTGGAGCTGCCAAGATTCCAGCGGATTTAGTCATTACTAATGGACAATTAGTTAACGTAAACTCAGCTGAAATCTACGCTGCTGACGTTGCTATTTATAAATCACGTATTGTAGCAACTGGCGATATATCTGGCTATATTGGTGAAAAGACAAAAACGTTAGATGCCAAAGGTAAATATATCGTTCCTGGTTTAATTGATGGTCATTTGCATATCGAATGTAGTAAATTATCGATGACTAGTTTTGCTAAAGCCGTACTGCCGCACGGTACAACCAGTATTATCTCGGGTTTAGATCAATATGTTGTAACTGCTGGTATTGATGGCATTAAAGAAATTCTCCAAGAAATTGATGGCACGCCATTAAAAGTATTTTGGGGACTGCCATTTTTAACACCTTACACATTACCACAAAGTAATGTCGGCTTTAACGTAACAGCAAAAACCCATGCTGAAGTACAAAAATGGCCAGAAGTATTTGGTGTGTGGGAAACCGTTAGTGAGTTTATTGAAAATCAACACAGTGATGTGATTAAAGCGATTGAGTACGCTCGTATCAACCGCTTACCAATTTTTGGTTGTGCCCCAATGACTCGTGGACATAAACTTAACTCAATTCTTTGTGCTGGTGTACGCCTTGATCATGAAAGCTACGATCATACCGAGATGATGGAAAAAATTCGTAAAGGTATGAACGTAATTATTCGTGAATCATCAATTTCACACTTTTTAGAAGAGAACGTTAAAGTCATCACCCATTTAAATCCACGTTTATCACGCCGTGTGAGCTTTTGTACCGATGATGTAATTGCATCTGATATTGTGACTAATGGTCATATGGATAAATTAATTCGTATGGCAATCGCTAATGGCGTTGATCCCCTGACTGCAATTCAAATGGGATCAATCAACTCAGCGGAAGCTTATCGCATTGACCATTTAGTCGGCTCTGTATCACCAGGACGTTTTGCTGATATTTTACTAGTAGAAGATTTAGTTAAATTTGAAATTGATACAGTCATCGCTAAAGGTCAATTAGTGGTTGAAAATAATCAAACAGTTTATAACTTTGTACCACCAAAACGTAGTGATGTATTACTACAAAGTATGAAATTAAAACCTGTTACGGCGGATGATTTAACTGTCAAAACAGAGGTAAAAGAAGCAACTGTTCAGGCACTATCATTAGATGTTGATTTTGATATTCCTTTTGTTCGTCGTGGTAGACAAGTTGAGTTAGCTATTAAAGATGGTATTGTCCAACCAGATGTTAACAATGATGCAATCTATGCAACCGTTATTGAACGTTTTGGTAAAACAGATTGTAAACCTAAAGTTGGTTTCTGTTCTGGTTGGAAACTAAAAGCAGGAGCAATGGCAAGTTCATGTGCACCAGATGATAATAATGTCGTCTGTATTGGTACCAATTCAAATGATATGGCAATCGCAATTAACTATTTAGCTGAACATGGTGGTGGGCAAGTTATTGTTAAAGATGGTCAAGTATTAGGCTTTTTATCACTACCAATTTGCGGCATCGTCTCTGATCTAGATCCTCATTCAATGGCAACGGAAGAGGAAAAATTGTTACAAATTGCTCGTCAACTTGGTTGTGATCTACCCGATCCGTTATTTTATATGTGTTGTTTACAAATTACCGCTATTCCTGATTATGCAATTACCGATCTCGGTGTGATTGATTTTCATGAACAAGCTGTGATGGATCCCGTATTTAAATGTGGCTGTACTCACGGTAAATTACATCCGAAGTGCCACCATTAGAAATAGGCTAAGAATAAGCCTATATAGGCTTATTCTCAGTGTTGTATAACAGTAGAATTGCGATAATACGCTAATTCTATAAACTCGTTTTTAACAAATAACATTAAAGCAACAATTTAAAAAATATTGTTTTTTAATGTCATTTTTGCAATACAGTGAGGTATTTTGTGACAAAACGTCAACAGTTGAATGATTTAATTGATATGGCAGCGGGTAGAAAAAAAGCTGATTTGCTCATTACTAACTGTAAAGTCATTGATGTATTTAACCAACAGATCGTTGATGGTCCTTTAGCCATTGGTCATGGTAGAGTTGTTGGTTATGGTCATGATTATCAAGCAGAACAAGTTCTTGATGCTAAAGGGGGCTATGTCATGCCAGGTCTTATTGATGGGCATGTACATATCGAGTCATCATCATTAATTCCAACACAATTTGCTCGTTGCATTTTACCATTTGGTACAACGACAATTATAGCTGATCCTCATGAAATTGGTAATGTATGTGGACTTGATGGAATCCGTTATATGCTAGATGCATCACGAAAAACTCCATTAGATGTTCGTATTATGTTGCCATCTTGTGTCCCTGCTACCCCTTTTGAACAAGCAGGCTGTGTGCTTGAAGCCGAAGATTTAGCAGAACTCATCAATGAACCAGGAATACATGGTTTAGGTGAGGTAATGGATTATCCAAGTGTGATTAATCACGATGAAAAAATGATGAATAAATTGTGGTTAGCAAAAGATCATGATCGCGTCATTGATGGCCATAGTCCTGGTGTAAAAGGTAAAGATCTGGTTGCCTATGTCATGGGCGGTATTATGACTGACCATGAATGTAGTACAACGGAAGATATGCTTGAGCGTATCCGTCTTGGCCAATACATTTTGTTACGTGAAGGCTCGACTTGCAAAGATTTACTTAATCTAATCCCGGCAATCACCCCAGCAAATGCACGCCGCTGTGTATTATGTACCGATGATCGTGAACCTGCAGATATTTTATCGACGGGCCATATTAATAAAAGTTTGCGTTTAGCTGTTGAACATGGACTTGATCCGGTATTGGCAGTCACTATCGCAACTCTTAATGCAGCTGAATGCTTCAAGTTAAAAGATAAAGGCGCAATCGCACCAAATTATATTGCTGATCTATTGATCGTTGAAGACTTAGTTTCATTTAATGCTAAACATGTATTTGTAGCAGGCAAAGAAATTGCTCGTGATGGGAAACTGTTAGTAGAATGGGAAGACTATGTTTCAGATTCAGTTCTTAATACTGTCAATATTCCTGAATTAACAGAATCTAGCTTTACCCTGCCCCTTAAAACGGAAAAGGTCAATGTTATTGGGGTAAAACCGGGTAGCGTAGTGACCAATCACTTAATCATGGATGTCAAAAAAGATCGTAATGGGAATTTTTCTGTCCAAGAAAATCCGGGGTTAAATAAATTAGCAGTTATTGAACGTCACCACGCAACAGGTAATATTGGTCTTGGAATTTTAGCTAATTATGGTCTAAAAAATGGTGCAATTGCCGTTACTGTTGCCCACGACTCACACAATATTGTCGTCGTTGGTGATAATGATGCAGATATGCTAGCTGCGGTACAAGATATTAAGCAAATGGGTGGCGGCTTCTCATTATGTCAAGATGGTAAAGTACTTGCACATCTTGCGCTGCCAATTGGCGGTCTAATGTCCGATAAATCAGCGCAAGAAGTTGCAGATAATTTGCATGAAATGATCAATGTTGCTAAACAATCTTTTGGTATTAACCCTGCAGCTCATCCGTTAATGACTTTAGTTTTTATGACATTACCAGTAATACCACAAATTAAGTTAACCTCAACCGGACTCTTTGATGTAAAAGCTTATCAGCCAATCAAGTTATGTGTTGAATAATTGGCATCAATGAATTTGTATTGATAGTTATGATGATATCCTTGTGCTTTACTGTACAAGGATATTGATTGATAACATCCGGTTTTATCAATGCTATTTAAACATTGAACTTAGAAACTCTTGTGTACGTAAATTTTGTGGATTATCAAATAACGCTTTCGCCGGACCCGCTTCAACAATAACGCCACTATCCATAAACAATACCGTATCTGCAACTTCCCGAGCAAACCCCATTTCATGGGTTACAATAACCATAGTCATTTTATCTTCGACTAATTTTTGCATCGTTTTCAACACTTCACCTGTTAATTCAGGATCGAGCGCAGAAGTCGGCTCATCAAATAGCATAATATCAGGTTGCATTGCTAAAGCTCGAGCAATGGCTACACGCTGTTTCTGTCCACCCGATAGCTGTGAAGGATAATAGTTG is drawn from Orbaceae bacterium BiB and contains these coding sequences:
- a CDS encoding NCS2 family permease, with the translated sequence MTTNSTTYRSFLDRYFHFQENRTSLKTELMASFTTFITMVYIVFVNPKILGDAGMNSQAVFVTTALITGIACLAMGIIAKLPIALAPGMGINAYFAYVLVGSMGLTWQTGMALIFLGASGLFLLSVFRLRYWMIANIPFSIRIGVSSGCGLLITLIGLHNAEIIVADPDTMVRLGNPTSYPFILGCLSFLIVAVLAQRGWNSSILLSFIVVTLIGWLIDPAVVYHGVVSLPPDISQVVGQLDFSKVFEVSLFGVIISVMLINLFESSGTFIAVTDKAGLADKNGHYPNQQRSLYIDSASSALGSAMGTSAVTAYVESASGVAVGGRTGMMACGVGVLFLLMIFFSPLEKMVPLYATTGALIYIGVLMASDLARVKWDDLTESVPAFVTTIMMPFSFTITEGIATGFITYVFMKLFSGKYKELTACTVIMALLFLARYIFL
- a CDS encoding adenine deaminase C-terminal domain-containing protein, producing MTTMYKEDICEMIDAGAAKIPADLVITNGQLVNVNSAEIYAADVAIYKSRIVATGDISGYIGEKTKTLDAKGKYIVPGLIDGHLHIECSKLSMTSFAKAVLPHGTTSIISGLDQYVVTAGIDGIKEILQEIDGTPLKVFWGLPFLTPYTLPQSNVGFNVTAKTHAEVQKWPEVFGVWETVSEFIENQHSDVIKAIEYARINRLPIFGCAPMTRGHKLNSILCAGVRLDHESYDHTEMMEKIRKGMNVIIRESSISHFLEENVKVITHLNPRLSRRVSFCTDDVIASDIVTNGHMDKLIRMAIANGVDPLTAIQMGSINSAEAYRIDHLVGSVSPGRFADILLVEDLVKFEIDTVIAKGQLVVENNQTVYNFVPPKRSDVLLQSMKLKPVTADDLTVKTEVKEATVQALSLDVDFDIPFVRRGRQVELAIKDGIVQPDVNNDAIYATVIERFGKTDCKPKVGFCSGWKLKAGAMASSCAPDDNNVVCIGTNSNDMAIAINYLAEHGGGQVIVKDGQVLGFLSLPICGIVSDLDPHSMATEEEKLLQIARQLGCDLPDPLFYMCCLQITAIPDYAITDLGVIDFHEQAVMDPVFKCGCTHGKLHPKCHH
- the ade gene encoding adenine deaminase, with the translated sequence MTKRQQLNDLIDMAAGRKKADLLITNCKVIDVFNQQIVDGPLAIGHGRVVGYGHDYQAEQVLDAKGGYVMPGLIDGHVHIESSSLIPTQFARCILPFGTTTIIADPHEIGNVCGLDGIRYMLDASRKTPLDVRIMLPSCVPATPFEQAGCVLEAEDLAELINEPGIHGLGEVMDYPSVINHDEKMMNKLWLAKDHDRVIDGHSPGVKGKDLVAYVMGGIMTDHECSTTEDMLERIRLGQYILLREGSTCKDLLNLIPAITPANARRCVLCTDDREPADILSTGHINKSLRLAVEHGLDPVLAVTIATLNAAECFKLKDKGAIAPNYIADLLIVEDLVSFNAKHVFVAGKEIARDGKLLVEWEDYVSDSVLNTVNIPELTESSFTLPLKTEKVNVIGVKPGSVVTNHLIMDVKKDRNGNFSVQENPGLNKLAVIERHHATGNIGLGILANYGLKNGAIAVTVAHDSHNIVVVGDNDADMLAAVQDIKQMGGGFSLCQDGKVLAHLALPIGGLMSDKSAQEVADNLHEMINVAKQSFGINPAAHPLMTLVFMTLPVIPQIKLTSTGLFDVKAYQPIKLCVE